The Spirulina subsalsa PCC 9445 region GTTTGTTGAGTGAGGCGGGTCATCAGATTGTTTTCTATCAAGTGCTGCGGGATGAACCCCAAATGATTCAAGCTCAATTGATGGATTGGGGGAAAAATTCCCAGTTACAGGTGATTTTGCTCAATGGGGGGACGGGGATTGCCCCACGAGACAGGACCTATGATGCCATTGTTCCCCTGTTGGAAAAGACGTTACCGGGGTTTGGGGAACTGTTCCGACTGTTGAGTTTTCAGGAAATTGGTTCTCGGGCGATGGCTTCTCGGGCGATCGCAGGAATTTATCAGAATAAGCTGATCTTTTCTGTTCCGGGCTCCACAAATGCGGTGCAATTAGCGATGGAGCGCCTGATTTTGCCGGAATTAAATCATCTCGAATCAGTGATTAGTCAATCCTAAACCAGGAACAGCTAATCGCTTGCCCGTTGAGAACCCCAACGATCTTGGGGCAGGAAGTTGCGATCGCGCGGAATGGCCGCCACAGGTTCAGTCAACGTAAACTGACCCAGAGTAATCCACTGTTTTAGTTCTAGCGCCACTTGTCGGGACAGGCGAAGACTGGCTAGGGGGGCAGTGCGTACCGTTTGCCCATCGATTTTAATTTGACCGCTTTTCAGGGCAGCATAACTGACTAAACCAAAGGTCGGACGGACGCGGCGAGGAATGGAAAAGTCTACCACGGGGGCGACAATATCTTGATCTTGAATAGCTGCATGGGCGACAACTTGTTCATGGAGAACAGGCAGGGGAACCCCTACGCCCAACATGATAGACGCGCCATAGTTTTTGAAGTAACAGCCCCGCACCCATTGGGGGGTCATTTGTTTTGCATCCCCAATCACGGCCAGAGTGGCTGCTGGGCCAATAGGGGTTTCATTGGGGAGGCGCTTCTGTAAGGGGAAGTGTTGGGTGCCTTCCCAAGTGATGTAACCAATGCCGCCCCCTAAAAAGATTTTCGTACCAA contains the following coding sequences:
- a CDS encoding MogA/MoaB family molybdenum cofactor biosynthesis protein, with protein sequence MILTPHPDSDPKALSCAVITVSDTRTVETDRSGALMRRLLSEAGHQIVFYQVLRDEPQMIQAQLMDWGKNSQLQVILLNGGTGIAPRDRTYDAIVPLLEKTLPGFGELFRLLSFQEIGSRAMASRAIAGIYQNKLIFSVPGSTNAVQLAMERLILPELNHLESVISQS